The Fulvia fulva chromosome 6, complete sequence genome includes a window with the following:
- a CDS encoding General amino acid permease AGP3, translating into MTDATAKEIASIVASPSSPEAENQPTLTRNGNILNDGLQRGLKHRHLVMISFGGVRARWRPDLLLIIDVDVFFVTQCLGEMTTLFPVKGAFLELAGPFVAASWTSRWRLAWGGIVVDELCPLRCVQGRAPKFFAKTTSNGTPVNALVLSNVLALVSMLNYKAGPGKVFTYLFNISGSATFIAWAAQGNAVEAIPFRAILYPFGTYSVTFMNKFLVFIAGYGDFVSGFQPVKSVVDYVVIAVFVALFVFWKVFKKTAVVPLEQVDLVTGSRYALLLTSWACYLTSSR; encoded by the exons ATGACCGACGCAACCGCGAAGGAGATCGCCTCCATTGTAGCCTCCCCCAGCTCGCCAGAAGCAGAAAACCAACCAACCCTCACCCGCAACGGCAACATCCTGAACGATGGCCTCCAACGAGGCCTCAAGCACCGCCACCTGGTCATGATCAGCTTCGGCGGCGTA CGGGCCCGTTGGCGGCCTGATCTGCTCCTCATCATCGACGTCGACGTCTTCTTCGTAACGCAATGCCTAGGCGAGATGACCACTCTCTTCCCCGTCAAAGGCGCCTTTCTGGAGCTGGCTGGCCCCTTCGTGGCCGCTTCGTGGACGAGTCGTTGGCGTTTGGCTTGGGGTGGAATTGTCGTCGATGAACTCTGCCCTCTACGTTGCGTCCAG GGACGAGCCCCGAAGTTCTTTGCCAAGACCACCTCGAACGGCACACCGGTCAATGCTCTGGTCCTATCGAACGTGCTTGCGTTGGTATCGATGCTCAACTACAAAGCTGGTCCAGGCAAGGTCTTCACGTACCTTTTCAATATCAGTGGATCCGCTACGTTCATTGCCTGGGCG GCTCAAGGCAATGCGGTCGAGGCCATACCCTTCAGGGCCATACTCTATCCCTTCGGCACATATTCTGTGACCTTCATGAACAAATTCTTGGTCTTCATTGCTGGCTATGGCGATTTCGTCAGTGGTTTCCAACCGGTGAAGTCCGTGGTCGACTATGTGGTCATTGCTGTGTTCGTGGCGCTGTTCGTgttctggaaggtgttcAAGAAGACCGCAGTTGTGCCGCTTGAGCAAGTGGATCTGGTCACAGGGAGCCGTTACGCCCTGTTGCTGACGAGTTGGGCATGCTACCTAACGAGCTCACGATGA